One segment of Streptomyces sp. NBC_00102 DNA contains the following:
- a CDS encoding dienelactone hydrolase family protein, translating to MRFISSTSSDGVIEQLFTLDEIPGVLWTPEEACGTRPLILLGHGGGQHKTAPGIVSRARRYAAEGFAVVAIDAPNHGDRHKDEEFGRIASEMRAGMAAGENPGALVAGMHSHLAPQAVADWQAVLTAVQRLDQVGVGPVGYCGMSMGCGLGIPLIAAEPRIRAAVLGLLGVHGLAEDAGRITTPVQFLVQWDDQMVPQDQSLALFDALASAEKTLHANPGKHGDVPSFEVDSSLRFFARHLR from the coding sequence ATGCGCTTCATCTCCTCGACGTCTTCGGACGGCGTCATCGAACAGTTGTTCACCCTCGACGAGATCCCCGGCGTGCTGTGGACGCCGGAAGAGGCCTGCGGCACTCGTCCCCTGATTCTGCTGGGCCACGGGGGCGGACAGCACAAGACGGCCCCGGGCATCGTGTCCCGCGCGCGCCGCTACGCCGCCGAGGGTTTCGCGGTCGTTGCGATCGACGCGCCCAACCACGGAGACCGGCACAAGGACGAGGAGTTCGGCCGGATCGCGTCCGAGATGCGGGCCGGCATGGCCGCCGGTGAGAATCCGGGCGCGCTTGTCGCCGGCATGCACAGCCATCTGGCCCCACAGGCCGTCGCGGACTGGCAAGCGGTCCTGACCGCGGTCCAGCGACTCGACCAGGTCGGTGTCGGCCCTGTGGGCTACTGCGGCATGTCGATGGGCTGCGGGCTCGGCATCCCGCTCATCGCCGCGGAACCGCGGATTCGCGCGGCGGTGCTGGGACTGCTCGGCGTGCACGGGCTGGCCGAGGACGCGGGACGAATCACCACGCCGGTGCAGTTCCTGGTCCAGTGGGATGATCAGATGGTGCCGCAGGACCAGAGCCTGGCGTTGTTCGACGCCCTTGCCTCGGCTGAGAAGACGCTGCACGCCAACCCTGGAAAACACGGGGATGTGCCGTCGTTCGAAGTGGACAGCTCGCTGCGGTTCTTCGCCCGGCATCTGCGCTGA
- a CDS encoding endonuclease/exonuclease/phosphatase family protein has translation MRPARTPAPVPQGEPRAQTAGPARRRWHLPRRGKAGAALAVVVAVLLAVPRLLPNTPGRLGSLLETLLPWLGLAVPVLLCVGLLRRAPLAVVAVLLPALVWGVRFGGLFLGGTDGSGHLVVVQHNVSDENADPVGTAAALNRSGARIVALEELTPQALPVYEKALAPRFPHHAVSGTVGLWSAFPLADVRPVDIRPDGIPEDWNRGLRATARTPDGDLAVYVAHLPSIRIGATGLRCALRDESAALLAGAIRDEPLERVLLLGDLNSTVDDRGLRPLRALLDAPASGVAFSWPGAFPLARIDQVLARSVRVTGIRALPATGSDHLPVAAYADLRTGGAE, from the coding sequence ATGCGACCGGCAAGAACCCCCGCCCCCGTCCCCCAGGGCGAACCGCGGGCGCAGACGGCCGGACCCGCCCGGCGGAGGTGGCACCTGCCGAGGCGGGGGAAGGCGGGAGCCGCGCTCGCCGTGGTGGTCGCCGTGCTGCTCGCCGTGCCCCGGCTGCTCCCCAACACCCCCGGCCGGCTGGGAAGTCTGCTGGAGACCTTGCTGCCGTGGCTCGGCCTCGCCGTGCCGGTACTGCTCTGCGTCGGGCTGCTGAGGAGGGCGCCGCTCGCCGTGGTGGCCGTGCTGCTCCCCGCCCTCGTCTGGGGCGTGCGGTTCGGCGGCCTCTTTCTCGGGGGGACCGACGGTTCCGGCCACCTGGTCGTGGTCCAGCACAACGTCAGCGACGAGAACGCCGACCCGGTGGGCACCGCGGCGGCCCTGAACCGGAGCGGGGCGCGGATCGTCGCCCTGGAGGAGCTGACCCCGCAGGCACTGCCGGTGTACGAGAAGGCCCTCGCGCCGCGCTTCCCGCACCATGCGGTGAGCGGCACCGTGGGGCTCTGGTCGGCCTTCCCCCTGGCGGACGTGCGTCCCGTGGACATCCGGCCGGACGGTATCCCCGAGGACTGGAACCGGGGCCTGAGGGCCACCGCGCGCACCCCGGACGGCGACCTCGCCGTCTACGTCGCCCACCTGCCGTCCATCCGCATCGGCGCGACGGGCCTGCGCTGCGCACTCCGCGACGAGAGCGCCGCCCTCCTCGCGGGCGCGATCCGCGACGAACCGCTGGAGCGGGTGCTCCTGCTCGGCGACCTCAACAGCACCGTGGACGACCGGGGGCTGCGCCCGCTCCGCGCACTCCTGGACGCCCCCGCCTCCGGAGTGGCGTTCAGCTGGCCCGGGGCGTTCCCGCTGGCCCGGATCGACCAGGTCCTCGCGCGGTCCGTCCGCGTCACCGGCATCCGTGCCCTCCCCGCCACGGGAAGCGACCACCTGCCGGTCGCCGCGTACGCCGACCTGCGGACCGGGGGCGCTGAGTAG
- a CDS encoding glycosyltransferase — translation MKILHLVQPVEGGVARVVVDLVRAQVRAGLRPVVACPPDGPLAARASAAGAEVHDWRAVRNPGPGLAREIAGARALVRELRPQVVHAHSAKAGLAGRMAVRGRIPTVFQPHAWSFEAVRGSAASTVLKWERFGARWADRVLCVSDWERRAGERAGIAARWSVIHNGIDLTHFRPAGPLDRAAARAGLGLPDGPPLLVCVGRLSRQKGQDVLLEAWRGMRPGTARLALVGGGPEESRLRGAAPADVLFAGTADDVRPWIHAADAVVLPSRWEGMALAPLEAMACGRPVVMTDVAGARESLPPGQDTHCLVPPDDPAALGASLTALLSDAALRTELGLAAQLHARAVFDVRRTAADVTRLYQELVHPSGTTTRERTER, via the coding sequence TTGAAGATTCTTCACCTCGTTCAGCCTGTGGAGGGCGGCGTCGCCCGGGTCGTCGTCGATCTCGTACGGGCGCAGGTACGCGCCGGGCTCCGGCCCGTCGTCGCGTGTCCGCCGGACGGTCCGCTGGCCGCGCGGGCATCCGCCGCGGGGGCTGAGGTCCACGACTGGCGGGCCGTACGCAACCCAGGCCCCGGGCTGGCCCGCGAGATCGCCGGAGCCCGGGCCCTGGTCCGGGAACTCCGCCCGCAGGTGGTGCACGCGCACAGCGCGAAGGCCGGACTGGCGGGGCGGATGGCGGTGCGTGGGCGGATTCCGACCGTCTTCCAGCCGCACGCCTGGTCGTTCGAGGCGGTACGGGGAAGTGCCGCGTCGACCGTACTGAAGTGGGAGCGTTTCGGGGCGCGTTGGGCGGACCGGGTGCTCTGCGTCAGCGACTGGGAACGCCGGGCGGGCGAGCGGGCGGGAATCGCGGCCCGCTGGTCGGTGATCCACAACGGCATCGATCTCACCCACTTCCGCCCGGCCGGTCCCCTGGACCGTGCCGCCGCCCGGGCCGGACTCGGCCTCCCGGACGGGCCGCCGCTGCTTGTCTGCGTCGGCCGTCTGAGCCGGCAGAAGGGCCAGGACGTCCTGCTGGAGGCGTGGCGCGGGATGCGCCCGGGGACCGCCCGGCTCGCCCTGGTCGGCGGCGGACCGGAGGAGTCACGGCTGCGCGGAGCGGCTCCGGCGGACGTCCTGTTCGCCGGGACGGCCGACGACGTGCGCCCCTGGATCCACGCGGCCGACGCCGTCGTACTGCCGTCGCGCTGGGAGGGCATGGCCCTCGCGCCGCTGGAGGCGATGGCCTGCGGCAGACCGGTGGTGATGACCGACGTCGCCGGTGCCAGGGAGAGCCTGCCGCCCGGGCAGGACACCCACTGCCTCGTCCCGCCGGACGACCCGGCGGCCCTCGGCGCCTCCCTCACCGCCCTGCTCTCCGACGCCGCCCTCCGTACGGAACTCGGCCTCGCCGCCCAGCTGCACGCCCGCGCGGTCTTCGACGTCCGCAGGACCGCGGCGGACGTCACCCGCCTCTACCAGGAACTTGTCCATCCGTCCGGCACCACGACGAGAGAGCGCACCGAGCGATGA
- a CDS encoding exopolysaccharide biosynthesis polyprenyl glycosylphosphotransferase, whose product MTTESASLPGTARGTTLPPVSSTVHRPRGGPVRRYSEPVVRQVGRHRLTVLLVGADGLVAVLAPAVGPAPRWPLAVFAVQAAAQLLLHSSRGLYRPRLSRSAAAEFPAVLGLTLLQWFVTAETLTTYDTRYAIGWTTLLCAVGVQTLFACVARGVLYRAAARSAARRPRPTLVVGSGPLARSVTAALREHTEYGLRAVGRVALSTADAGMVAEDGPVGRTPVLRTREEAGRTVVRERVGHVLFTEHPAATPEGTDLFALLAGHGCRMWLLEPPATGAIPEHRPARPDHLWGYSAHRLHAGRQHPFSHAVKRAMDIVLASVALLAASPALAACALAVRACDGPGVLFRQERLGLHGRPFTLLKFRTLRPADAHESATRWNVSGDRRMSAVGRALRRTSLDELPQLWNVLRGDMSLVGPRPERPFFAAQFSTIHPGYQARHRMPVGITGLAQVNGLRGDTSIEDRARFDNRYIETWSLWQDVCVLARTVLSLFRCGGS is encoded by the coding sequence ATGACGACGGAGAGTGCATCACTCCCGGGCACTGCCCGGGGGACCACGCTGCCCCCTGTTTCTTCCACCGTCCATCGACCACGCGGCGGCCCGGTCCGGCGCTACTCCGAGCCCGTCGTCCGGCAGGTCGGCCGGCACCGGCTGACCGTGCTGCTCGTGGGAGCGGACGGGCTCGTCGCGGTCCTCGCCCCGGCGGTGGGTCCCGCCCCGCGGTGGCCACTCGCCGTCTTCGCGGTCCAGGCGGCCGCGCAGCTGTTGCTCCACTCCTCCCGTGGCCTCTACCGGCCCCGGCTGTCCCGCTCCGCGGCGGCCGAGTTCCCGGCGGTGCTCGGACTGACGCTGCTCCAGTGGTTCGTGACCGCCGAGACCCTCACCACGTACGACACCCGCTACGCGATCGGCTGGACCACGCTGCTCTGCGCGGTGGGGGTGCAGACGCTCTTCGCTTGCGTCGCGCGGGGCGTGCTGTACCGGGCCGCGGCGCGTTCCGCCGCCCGCCGGCCCCGGCCGACCCTGGTGGTGGGATCGGGCCCGCTCGCCCGGAGCGTCACGGCCGCCCTCCGGGAGCACACCGAGTACGGCCTGCGGGCGGTGGGCCGCGTCGCGCTGTCCACGGCGGACGCGGGCATGGTGGCGGAGGACGGCCCGGTGGGCCGGACTCCGGTCCTGCGCACCCGGGAGGAGGCGGGCCGGACCGTCGTACGCGAGCGGGTGGGCCACGTGCTGTTCACCGAACATCCTGCGGCGACCCCCGAGGGCACCGACCTGTTCGCCCTGCTCGCCGGGCACGGCTGCCGCATGTGGCTGCTCGAGCCTCCGGCAACCGGCGCGATCCCCGAGCACCGGCCCGCACGTCCGGACCACTTGTGGGGGTACTCCGCGCACCGCCTGCACGCCGGGCGTCAACACCCCTTCTCCCACGCGGTCAAGCGTGCGATGGACATCGTCCTCGCTTCCGTCGCGCTACTGGCCGCCTCCCCCGCACTGGCGGCCTGCGCGTTGGCGGTACGGGCCTGCGACGGGCCGGGGGTGCTCTTCCGGCAGGAGCGACTCGGCCTGCACGGAAGGCCGTTCACCCTCCTGAAGTTCCGTACGCTGCGGCCCGCCGACGCGCACGAGTCGGCCACCCGGTGGAACGTGTCCGGCGACCGGCGCATGAGCGCGGTCGGCCGGGCGCTCCGCCGTACCTCGCTGGACGAACTGCCGCAGCTGTGGAACGTCCTGCGCGGGGACATGAGCCTGGTCGGCCCCCGGCCCGAACGCCCCTTCTTCGCAGCACAGTTCAGCACCATCCACCCCGGGTACCAGGCGCGCCACCGGATGCCCGTGGGTATCACCGGGCTCGCCCAGGTGAACGGTCTGCGCGGAGACACCTCGATCGAGGACCGCGCGCGCTTCGACAACCGGTACATCGAGACCTGGTCCCTCTGGCAGGACGTCTGCGTGCTCGCCCGCACCGTCCTCTCCCTCTTCCGGTGCGGAGGCAGCTGA
- a CDS encoding O-antigen ligase, with protein sequence MTTPTTDAPVAPAPTASPAYVAAPAPPPKTVPSPSPGKGSAAGALDLWALLPLVATVLLLALPVRGAGTPDSAGAHPADLASGVAVLCCLVRLLARRVRPLPAGAVLVAALAVVGFAVATVTASDPVAALPGFVRYLQIFVLVPLAVCLTIRDARGFRLLTAALVLLALVQGFIGIRQFATGTGASYMGEEVRAVGTFGPGDIMGMATVVAYGLLAAVPYALCPPASTRRWLRPCAFAVTAGLVVALAVSFSRGSWIATALAALTVVVLTGRRTAARSLLVLGALSVVLVGGFGIGSDMVRERLSSVTDVASAPDRSVNDRYTLWEAAGSMWRERPATGVGLKGFPEFRDGHASIGLSSGSDTEGAGQEFRRQSLLSPHNMYLLVLGEQGLIGFVTVVGGWLAVLVASVRALFLARRRMAGAVDCGLVAVGLVVWQSVDFLYSDIGGPTTVLTGVVLGLGAWWALTAPAKAAGE encoded by the coding sequence ATGACAACCCCCACGACCGACGCCCCGGTCGCACCCGCCCCCACCGCGTCGCCCGCGTACGTCGCGGCACCGGCCCCGCCGCCGAAGACGGTGCCTTCGCCCTCTCCCGGGAAGGGGTCCGCGGCCGGCGCGCTGGACCTGTGGGCCCTGCTGCCGCTGGTGGCGACCGTCCTGCTGCTCGCCCTCCCCGTCCGCGGCGCCGGAACGCCCGACTCCGCCGGGGCGCATCCGGCCGACCTCGCGTCGGGTGTGGCGGTCCTCTGCTGTCTGGTACGGCTGCTGGCCCGGCGCGTCCGCCCCCTGCCGGCGGGCGCGGTGCTCGTCGCCGCGCTCGCGGTCGTCGGGTTCGCCGTGGCGACCGTCACCGCCTCGGACCCGGTGGCGGCGCTGCCCGGCTTCGTGCGGTATCTCCAGATCTTCGTCCTCGTGCCGCTCGCCGTGTGCCTGACGATCCGGGACGCCCGCGGCTTCCGGCTCCTCACGGCGGCGCTCGTCCTGCTCGCCCTGGTCCAAGGGTTCATCGGAATCCGCCAGTTCGCCACCGGCACCGGGGCCTCGTACATGGGCGAGGAGGTCCGTGCGGTCGGGACCTTCGGCCCCGGCGACATCATGGGCATGGCGACGGTCGTGGCGTACGGGCTGCTCGCCGCCGTTCCGTACGCGCTCTGCCCGCCCGCCTCCACCCGCCGCTGGCTGCGCCCCTGTGCGTTCGCCGTCACCGCGGGGCTGGTCGTGGCGCTCGCCGTCTCGTTCAGCCGGGGTTCGTGGATCGCCACGGCGCTGGCGGCGCTCACGGTCGTCGTACTGACCGGGCGGCGCACGGCGGCGCGCTCCCTGCTGGTCCTGGGCGCGCTGTCGGTGGTCCTGGTCGGCGGGTTCGGCATCGGTTCCGACATGGTCCGCGAGCGGCTCTCCAGCGTCACCGACGTGGCGAGCGCGCCCGACCGCTCCGTCAACGACCGGTACACCCTGTGGGAGGCCGCCGGAAGCATGTGGCGGGAGCGTCCGGCGACCGGCGTCGGTCTCAAGGGCTTCCCGGAGTTCCGCGACGGTCACGCCTCGATCGGTCTCTCCTCCGGCAGCGACACGGAGGGGGCGGGCCAGGAGTTCCGCAGGCAGTCCCTGCTCTCCCCGCACAACATGTATCTGCTGGTCCTCGGCGAGCAGGGGCTGATCGGGTTCGTCACCGTCGTGGGCGGCTGGCTGGCGGTCCTCGTGGCCTCGGTACGTGCCCTGTTCCTGGCCCGCCGCCGGATGGCAGGTGCGGTCGACTGCGGGCTGGTGGCCGTGGGACTGGTGGTGTGGCAGAGCGTCGACTTCCTGTACTCGGACATCGGCGGGCCCACCACCGTGCTCACGGGTGTCGTGCTGGGGCTGGGCGCGTGGTGGGCGCTGACCGCGCCGGCGAAGGCGGCCGGCGAGTGA
- the murJ gene encoding murein biosynthesis integral membrane protein MurJ, translated as MAGAPAADAGAIGGTAPRRAAPVLSRFLARAAAATAGLTLFGAVLGLLRDQTVAHLFGAGGDSDAFLVAWTVPEMAATLLIEDGMALLLVPAFSQVLARRAAPAGPDGIEDEPVRAFVAATLPRLFTLLAGGAALLFAGAPWVVGMLAPGLADPRLAVDCTRLTAVTVLTFGITGYFSAALRAHGSFGPPAAVYVAYNAGIIAMTLGLHSVWGVRAAAVGVAVGSALMVLVQVPSFCSRVLVRERAALPERPDAASAAVPRLPGSASRLPGAAVLAPVLLFVVARQAQVLVERFLASSLPAGSISHLNYAQKVAQMPMVLSLMICTVTFPVVAQAMADGDRESARLRVERDLALAALVVLLGTAMVVGYAPQIVEVLFQRGAFDAEDTRATADVMRVYALGLLGHCLVGALGRPFFSSGRPTWYPGFAMATGLVVTTGTGFAVTYSYGVLGIAAANAVGITVTAALLLQGLGSRVVAIEVRAVSLSLLRPMVPAAVAAAAGWVFAGAVADPVLGLAAGCVLVPSVFLLTGRACRVPEVVHLLALTRERFIHGK; from the coding sequence GTGGCCGGGGCTCCGGCCGCCGACGCCGGCGCCATCGGCGGGACCGCGCCCCGTCGGGCCGCCCCGGTGCTGTCGCGGTTCCTGGCGCGTGCCGCCGCGGCGACCGCGGGGCTCACGCTGTTCGGCGCCGTGCTGGGGCTGCTGCGCGACCAGACCGTCGCCCACCTCTTCGGCGCGGGCGGTGACAGCGACGCCTTCCTGGTCGCCTGGACCGTCCCGGAGATGGCGGCGACGCTGCTGATCGAGGACGGAATGGCGCTGCTGCTGGTACCGGCGTTCAGCCAGGTGCTGGCCCGCCGGGCGGCCCCGGCCGGCCCGGACGGCATCGAGGACGAGCCGGTCCGCGCCTTCGTGGCGGCGACCCTCCCCAGGCTCTTCACCCTGCTGGCCGGGGGCGCGGCGCTGCTGTTCGCTGGCGCTCCCTGGGTGGTCGGGATGCTGGCGCCCGGACTGGCCGATCCCCGGCTCGCCGTGGACTGCACCCGGCTGACCGCCGTCACGGTGCTCACCTTCGGGATCACCGGGTACTTCAGCGCCGCGCTGCGGGCGCACGGGAGCTTCGGCCCTCCGGCCGCCGTGTACGTCGCGTACAACGCCGGGATCATCGCGATGACCCTCGGCCTGCACTCGGTGTGGGGGGTGCGGGCCGCGGCGGTGGGGGTGGCCGTCGGCAGCGCGCTGATGGTCCTGGTCCAGGTCCCCTCCTTCTGCTCCCGGGTGCTCGTCCGGGAACGCGCCGCGCTGCCGGAGCGTCCGGACGCCGCAAGCGCGGCCGTTCCCCGGCTCCCGGGCTCCGCCTCGCGGCTGCCCGGCGCCGCGGTCCTCGCCCCCGTGCTGCTCTTCGTGGTGGCCCGTCAGGCGCAGGTACTGGTCGAGCGGTTCCTCGCCTCCTCACTGCCCGCCGGTTCCATCTCGCATCTGAACTACGCGCAGAAGGTCGCGCAGATGCCGATGGTGCTGTCGCTGATGATCTGCACGGTGACCTTCCCGGTGGTCGCGCAGGCGATGGCGGACGGCGACCGGGAGAGTGCCCGGCTGCGGGTCGAACGCGACCTGGCGCTGGCCGCCCTGGTGGTGCTGCTCGGCACCGCCATGGTCGTCGGGTACGCCCCACAGATCGTCGAAGTCCTCTTCCAGCGCGGCGCGTTCGACGCGGAGGACACCCGGGCGACCGCCGACGTGATGCGGGTCTACGCCCTCGGTCTCCTCGGCCACTGCCTGGTCGGCGCGCTGGGCCGGCCGTTCTTCTCCTCCGGACGCCCCACCTGGTACCCCGGTTTCGCGATGGCCACCGGGCTGGTGGTCACGACCGGTACCGGGTTCGCCGTGACGTACTCCTACGGCGTCCTCGGCATCGCCGCCGCGAACGCGGTGGGGATCACCGTCACGGCAGCGCTCCTTCTCCAGGGGCTCGGCTCCCGGGTGGTCGCCATCGAGGTGCGGGCGGTGAGCCTCTCCCTCCTGCGTCCGATGGTGCCGGCCGCCGTCGCCGCCGCGGCCGGCTGGGTCTTCGCGGGCGCCGTCGCCGATCCCGTCCTGGGCCTCGCCGCGGGGTGTGTCCTCGTCCCCTCCGTCTTCCTCCTCACCGGACGCGCCTGCCGGGTTCCCGAAGTCGTCCATCTGCTGGCCCTGACCCGAGAGAGGTTCATCCATGGCAAGTGA
- a CDS encoding polysaccharide deacetylase family protein translates to MASDPSAYLAVPRPARLSPATDSRPWIWTYHSVGDPSDDPYGITVSPERLDTQLAWLRSRRMVGVSVGTLLREHAGGRRGLVGLTFDDGYADFVDAALPVLRRYGFTATVFVLPGRDGGTNEWDPEGPRKPLLTHTQIRRLADTGMEIGSHGLRHRDLTALPDEEVHAETRRSRELVRELTGTAPEGFCHPYGYADQRVLDSVREAGYVYGCALQPGPLVGDFALPRTHVSHADQGLRLRAKELRHHMRHRAGRTPSGPVPSGPLAGARR, encoded by the coding sequence ATGGCAAGTGACCCGTCGGCGTACCTCGCCGTCCCCCGCCCGGCCCGCCTGAGCCCTGCCACCGACTCCAGGCCGTGGATCTGGACCTACCACTCGGTCGGCGACCCGTCGGACGACCCGTACGGCATCACCGTCTCTCCCGAGCGCCTGGACACCCAACTGGCCTGGCTGCGAAGCCGTCGGATGGTGGGCGTGTCGGTGGGGACCCTGCTGCGCGAGCACGCCGGGGGCAGGCGCGGTCTGGTGGGGCTGACCTTCGACGACGGGTACGCGGACTTCGTGGACGCGGCCCTGCCGGTCCTGCGCCGGTACGGCTTCACCGCCACCGTGTTCGTCCTGCCCGGCCGCGACGGCGGGACCAACGAATGGGATCCGGAGGGCCCTCGCAAGCCGCTCCTCACCCACACCCAGATCCGGCGGCTCGCGGACACGGGCATGGAGATCGGCTCGCACGGCCTCCGCCACCGGGATCTGACGGCACTGCCCGACGAAGAGGTCCACGCGGAGACCCGGCGCAGCCGCGAACTCGTCCGGGAACTCACCGGGACCGCCCCGGAGGGCTTCTGCCACCCGTACGGCTACGCCGACCAGCGAGTTCTGGACTCGGTGCGCGAGGCGGGGTACGTGTACGGATGCGCCCTGCAACCAGGCCCACTCGTGGGCGACTTCGCGCTGCCGCGCACCCATGTCAGCCACGCGGACCAGGGGTTGCGACTGCGCGCGAAGGAGTTGCGGCACCACATGCGCCACCGGGCGGGCCGCACGCCTTCCGGCCCGGTCCCCTCGGGCCCGCTCGCGGGGGCCCGCCGGTGA
- a CDS encoding glycosyltransferase, translated as MKVLHVITGLGIGGAEQQLRLMIRHLPVSCDVVTLTNPGAVADGLRADGVNVTHLGMAGNRDLRAVGRLTRLVRRGAYDLVHTHLYRACVYGRIAARLAGVRAGVSTEHSLGHAEIEGRPLTAGTRALYLGTERLGSATVAVSPTVAGRLRQWGVPDERIHVVPNGIDARAFRFDADSRRSTRALLGLPPDAFVVGGVGRLVPGKRFDALVRAVAALPGVRLVLAGEGPELGSLRALAARLGAADRVLFLGTCDTSGPGPDVAAVLGAVDVFVSASREESFGLAVVEALASGLHVLHHACPALDDLPAGSAPGARRITGDPTELAAALRGLAAIGPQRLPQPAAVAAYDIRRSSHHLMDVYRHVLATSRRLERAES; from the coding sequence GTGAAGGTGCTGCACGTGATCACGGGCCTCGGAATCGGCGGCGCCGAGCAGCAGTTGCGATTGATGATCCGTCACCTGCCGGTCTCCTGCGACGTGGTGACGCTCACCAACCCCGGCGCGGTCGCCGACGGACTGCGGGCCGACGGGGTGAACGTCACCCACCTCGGCATGGCGGGCAATCGTGACCTGAGGGCGGTCGGCCGGCTCACCCGGCTCGTCCGACGCGGCGCGTACGACCTCGTGCACACCCACCTCTACCGGGCCTGCGTCTACGGCCGGATCGCCGCGAGGCTCGCCGGGGTGCGCGCCGGTGTCTCCACCGAACACTCGCTGGGGCACGCGGAGATCGAGGGCCGGCCACTGACCGCCGGCACCCGTGCGCTCTATCTGGGGACGGAACGGCTGGGCTCCGCGACGGTCGCGGTCTCCCCCACCGTGGCCGGCCGGCTGCGGCAGTGGGGCGTGCCCGACGAGCGCATCCACGTGGTGCCGAACGGCATCGACGCGCGGGCGTTCCGGTTCGACGCGGACTCCCGGCGCTCCACCCGCGCCCTCCTCGGCCTGCCCCCGGACGCGTTCGTGGTCGGGGGTGTGGGCCGGCTGGTCCCGGGGAAGCGGTTCGACGCGCTCGTGCGGGCCGTCGCGGCGCTGCCCGGCGTCCGGCTGGTGCTGGCCGGGGAGGGGCCGGAGCTCGGGTCGCTGCGCGCCCTGGCGGCACGGCTCGGCGCGGCGGACCGCGTCCTCTTCCTCGGGACCTGCGACACCTCCGGCCCCGGCCCGGACGTGGCCGCGGTCCTCGGTGCGGTCGACGTGTTCGTCTCCGCCTCCCGCGAGGAATCGTTCGGGCTGGCCGTCGTGGAGGCGCTCGCGTCGGGCCTGCACGTCCTGCACCACGCCTGCCCCGCGCTCGACGACCTCCCCGCGGGCAGCGCCCCGGGCGCCCGCCGGATCACCGGCGACCCCACCGAACTCGCCGCGGCCCTGCGGGGCCTGGCGGCGATCGGTCCCCAGCGTCTTCCCCAGCCCGCCGCCGTCGCCGCGTACGACATCCGGCGCAGCAGTCATCACCTCATGGACGTGTACCGCCACGTCCTGGCCACGTCCCGTCGTCTGGAAAGAGCAGAGTCATGA
- a CDS encoding lipopolysaccharide biosynthesis protein — MTETPAQNPAAPGRTRRLRSALRPPLWWPLPACALLGAACGVSYGLFTPKSYEATGYAMTVAATKTTDPAAALGYAQSYGRLATGDATLGYAQGAAGEPLRKLRGHVRAETSPDSPMIAVTGTAARPRQAAEIADAVVEALIVSGGHVSKDTGVKLIQFTHAVAPSDPASPSVPLSAAVGGSAGGLVGGLLLLVRRRPEEHPAQAPAQVPGPAHEAESLVTEEREPAR; from the coding sequence ATGACCGAAACCCCCGCCCAGAACCCGGCCGCTCCCGGACGGACCCGCCGGCTCCGCTCCGCCCTCCGTCCGCCCCTCTGGTGGCCGCTGCCCGCCTGCGCCCTGCTGGGTGCCGCCTGCGGAGTCTCCTACGGTCTGTTCACACCGAAGAGTTACGAGGCCACCGGATACGCGATGACCGTCGCGGCGACGAAGACCACCGACCCGGCGGCGGCGCTGGGGTACGCGCAGTCGTACGGCCGGCTGGCGACCGGCGACGCGACCCTCGGCTACGCGCAGGGCGCGGCGGGCGAACCGCTGCGGAAGCTGCGGGGCCACGTCCGGGCGGAGACCTCCCCCGACTCGCCGATGATCGCGGTCACCGGTACGGCCGCCCGGCCCCGGCAGGCCGCCGAGATCGCGGACGCCGTGGTCGAGGCCCTCATCGTCAGCGGGGGCCACGTCTCCAAGGACACCGGGGTGAAGCTGATCCAGTTCACCCACGCCGTCGCGCCGAGCGACCCGGCCTCGCCCTCCGTACCGCTCTCCGCGGCGGTGGGCGGCAGCGCGGGCGGGCTCGTCGGCGGGCTGCTGCTCCTGGTGCGGCGGCGGCCCGAGGAGCACCCGGCCCAGGCTCCGGCGCAGGTGCCGGGCCCCGCGCACGAGGCGGAGTCGCTGGTGACAGAGGAGCGGGAGCCCGCGCGATGA